TTCGATAAATGTATCTGTTAGAAATTTCTGACAGTTATATTCGTCAGAATTTTCGGCCACACTACTCGTCATACATACTCATCAGAGAGTTTTGATGGATATTTCTGACACACACTGCCATCGAAGAATTTCCGACAACAAAATTTATCagttatttgttaaaaatttataaccgTTTTTTATCAGATAAAAATTTCCAGCACTTAAATCTGACTGTTGTATCCGTCAGAAATTCATTAAAACAGTCTATTTCTGACGGATTTCAACAAATTTAGCCATGAGAAATTTGTCATTTTTTGTAGTCCGTTAAGttcaataaaaattgtttaacaTCAACTacttttaaatgtttaataaaagtactaatttaaaatatcaaaacatgaaacaaaaggttttataagtaaatgaataaaatttatagaattttgatATTCTTCTGGTAGTTTACCATTTAACTGAAAAAGTGGAAATATTTATACCATTTTCCTggaaaaaactaaattttaacaaaatctaactcatttttttgttcttctgaTATCTTTTGAAGAATgaataacataaaattattattcataatcttttttttctagTGACAACAATTTCCATTTAAAATTTCTACATCGTCTTTTGAGTTATTTTTCATATCGTCtatttccttttatattttacattttataaaatataattctatAGATATATGTAGCTATCagtttaacaatattttttttaaaaatcagatatataaaattatgaacAAATTTCCTTAGTTATGTTGATTTTAAGATGAAGCTCTCTAAACTCTTATCAGTAAGTAATTATATCAGAGctcatatatactatatttttcgTAGAGTCGGCTCTTAACAGAAGTTGGTCGGAAACGCAATGTAGgctcattttttatttttgtcatttgtaatcttttaataaataagtttGCGACGTTTAGTAATGAATGGTCACTTTCTCAATAATTTTCTCACGTTATATTCTAGCAGCCCTAATCTCTTGAAGTTTTAAACATTTCTTTTTATGACCAAAAAAGCTAGCTcgttctatttttttcttctgctATTTGTTAGAACAATgaataacataaaattattattcataatccTTTTGTCATTTATCTCTGttctaattatttttgttttactagTTCTTCTAATGACAATCATTTTCCActctaaatttttcttttgtctatCTACTTACTTTTTTATATTGCctatatcaatttaaaaaaatttcttcgGGAAATTATTTTCTCTCCACTCCAATAACAAACTAGGAGAATTTTCATGTTTACCATATTGTTGATATcattattcatatttatttttagtaaaaagacattttcaaaaatatttttgttattaaggAAAACTCTTATattcttcttttatatatgtaaaataaatgattatctaaaaaataaaaaataataatttttttttaattatactttTCAAATTCGGagttttttctaaattttctttttgaatttttcgaaatttctttttcaattttttcttttgaaattcgaaaattctttttgaaactattgttaagatttttttttttaaaaaattaagtatttatttatatatttattagaatcATAAATTTCACATTCCAAAAATCCCTATCCCATCTACCCCTCaactctaaacactaaatctagATTAATTGAACTTATGATTATAAGTGTTTTTCTGTTTAAAAAGAAGGTAGAAGCTATTAAGATAAACATGAattatttttggcaattttccaaaaatgtattatttttggtaatttcccAACAAactatctaaaaatatttgtctCAAAAGATGTAGTCAGaatttattgtaaattttcattataaaacACACATAGTTTTCTTTAATCGAAGTTAACATAagcttaaaatataaatacaaatacataACCGCTTGGCAACAGGAGATAGACTATTGCAGTGGAATGCTCAAGCTAATGCTCAGTGCATCCTCTGCAACGCAGCTACTGAATCCAGAGATCACCTATTCTTCAGCTGCCCCTTCACCGAGGCCATATGGAGTAACCTCACTAGAAAGCTTCTCGGACAGAGATACTCACACATGTGGGATCAAATTCTGGATCTAATATCAACGAATGCCTTCTAAGGAGACACTAAGTTCCTCCTCAGATATGTATTTCAAGTTTCTGTGCACACTATTTGGCTTGAGAGGAATGGTAGAAGACATGGCACGGTCAAACGTTCCCCGAGCATTATTACCAAGTTCATCGACAAGCAGCTAGGAAACCGAATCAGTTCACTGCATGGAAGAGGAGGAACAGTTTTCAACAACACAATGGCGGTTTGGTTTTCGACTAGAGATTAGGCAAGCTTAACCACTGTTTTTGGGTTAAAAGGTATCACTCTTGTTTAAACTAAAGATGCACTAGTTGTACAAAagccttttttttatttgaataaatttaacattctttcaaaaaaataaaaataaatacaattccAAAATGCATATGTTTAGAGTGGTTAATGGCAATACCTAAACCTTTCGTTCATTCGGCTGAAAACTATATATGAAAAcctttaaattgaaaaaaaataacttgtacatataatataagagttttcaaaaacaaagaaaaagattgaAAGGTTTGTggaagaaatgaaaataaacaatGATTCTTTTTTATATTGGTCAAATTATCAATTACATTATCTTATAACATATATCATATGTAATCAACTATTTGCAGCATATGAAAATATGATGAACATGTTCACAAACAGCAATTTTACGATGTAGTTCTCTCTCTAAAACTTAGATCGGCTTACATTTCGATATATATACGACATTTTTGATAGATAAGTTTTTAAACAGATCTCTATCTACATTATTTTGGAACCTCTTAAAAGACTTACATcctataatatataagaaattgttttttttttctctaggaAACAAACCCTAATTTTAGTATAGAAACCTTTAAACCTTTGATCAATAGATACATTGCTGACTTGCTTctatcatcaattttttttataagacTAAAATTTCAGTTTGTTGTGTTTTCACCTAACTAATGGCTCCATTTCCGCATAAAAGGAAAATAACATCAACTCCTTTTTTTTCGGTAACAACAGATCCTAGTGCACAAAATTTTCCAAGAAGAGGTAGGTGCTCTGCCACTTACCCACAGAGTGTCGACAACCAGTTCAGATTTATGTCGGCTATTTGCTCTATAGAGTTCGTActtagattaatttttttttgttcaacgtACTTAGATGAAtgaaatagatttttaaaatttttatgaattagttgccaaaaaaaaattatgaattaaatagattaataaaacatcaaCTTATATTGTTCCATCATTTTTAAAGCAACTTAATTGTTCTATCatgtggaaaaaaaaacaaaagtgagAAACAGTATTACTGTAATACATATCTTGtttgtaaaagaaaattgaGTTCTCATTCATAGTCCAAATCCAAATTATTTATCTTGGGCAGAAGCGAGACTAAAAGTCAAACTCGTTTtggaaaaacataaatatatatttaaaatattgttatagataaaactaggcctgggcataaaatccggaatccgaaatccgaaccgaacccgaaccaaaaaacCTGATCCGTTATCCGAtccgaaatataaaaatacccgaacgggtcttgtagggtggtataaaaaatatccgaacccgaagtgttattaaccaaacccgaatgggtaacccgaaaaacccgaaactaatatttaatataaatattttgaaatatatatatataagtattttagttattaaatttaatattcgtggtaatatgatatataataataaatattaacaatattaaaaatgttttaagtacacaattagttataaataagtaatttataatttgttcattggaataacaaatctactctctataatataatgtatattgtttacaaataatgtttgttttcatacttgatttaacattttattgttattttagcaattttatgtgtgataaattattttttattaatttagttgtttttctttatgtttttctttaagttttttttttactttggttatatccgaaccgaaccgatataacccgaacccgaatgatatatggttactttatgggttttaggacgcaatataatttttaaccgaacccgaagtgttattatccgaacccgacccgtactaatgaaattttactataGGACCTAGGAACgtaaacccgaaaatccgaaaatccaaaaaacccgacccgaacgccaacgggtacccgaacgccgaGGCCTAGATAAAACAACATTTCAAAACTACCCAACATCTAtccctatatatatatctcacaCCCTCTTCCTTCCCATCTACAGCACAACTACACAAAATGGCTCTCACAAAATTATCCTTAGTCCTTTTCCTCTGCCTCTTAGGTTTATACTCTGAAACCGTCAAGTCTCAAAACTGCGGTTGCGCCCCAAACCTGTGTTGCAGTCAGTTCGGTTACTGCGGTTCCACCGACGCTTATTGTGGTACTGGGTGCCGATCAGGCCCTTGCAGAAGCCCTGGTGGTGGTGGAACCCCTTCTCCCCCTGGTGGTGGATCAGTTGGTAGCATTGTGACACAAGCTTTCTTTAACGGTATTATCAACCAAGCCGGTGGTGGTTGCGCCGGAAAGAATTTCTACACCCGTGATTCTTTCGTTAACGCCGCAAATACTTTCCCAAACTTTGCCAATTCCGTTACAAGACGTGAAATTGCAACCATGTTTGCTCATTTCACCCACGAGACTGGACGTAAGAATCACTTTCTCTCTTCGCTTCCTTTAATATGTCATAGAGCCAATAACTTGATATGGTTGGATATAATTGTTCTtcagaataatatatttttaccgaTCAAAACTTAAATTTAGTTTAAGTTTATGACCAATGGACAAcaataataatatcttatagacaaaaataaaatttgtgtatatatatctaGTCTGTTCATCGCCGATTCTAACTTAATCTAGAAAATACAAATTGAGTATATATTCTCAAAATCTTAGGCATGGATATCTTTAAACGTTCTGTAAAAAAATGCCGATATATAACATCGTAAAACCATAGTATAAGACATATAAGAATAAGCCCTCGattattgaaaaaaaagaaagaataataaacctttgatataataaaattaaatatgacatgacGTGATCTCAATTAGTTGGAATGATCcttaagcaattttttttttttttgctaaaatccTTAAGCAATTTGTTTCATGTGTATCTTT
This genomic stretch from Raphanus sativus cultivar WK10039 chromosome 3, ASM80110v3, whole genome shotgun sequence harbors:
- the LOC108844158 gene encoding basic endochitinase CHB4, which produces MALTKLSLVLFLCLLGLYSETVKSQNCGCAPNLCCSQFGYCGSTDAYCGTGCRSGPCRSPGGGGTPSPPGGGSVGSIVTQAFFNGIINQAGGGCAGKNFYTRDSFVNAANTFPNFANSVTRREIATMFAHFTHETGHFCYIEEINGASRDYCDENNRQYPCAPGKGYFGRGPIQLSWNYNYGACGQSLNLNLLGQPELVSSNPTVAFRTGLWFWMNSVRPVLNQGFGATIRAINGMECNGGNSGAVNARIGYYRDYCGQLGVDPGPNLSC